The genomic stretch ATTTGTCAGCGAAGACAATGACATCAGGCACGGGATAAACACGTAAGGCGTAATCATACGCCCAGTACACTGGACACACGTAGAGCGGGAGCGGCGTCAGGTGACCTTGTGACAGGATGGTTTTCACAAACTGTTGAACAAATGCAAAATTAACTTTCTGCATGTGGCAGGCAATTTAGAGTACAATCTTTAAGAAAGCTTAATAACCTAAAGGTTTGAATGAAACTTGAATGATCCAAAAAttggtcgttccaaacccataaaacTTTCATTAATCTTGGGaacaaatataataaagatctttttgatgaaatctgagactcaaaaagatgtttcaaaaagttcataatgaGAAACTAATCCACATGAatcgagtggtttagtccaaattttctgaagagactccaTCGCACGGATTCACATATAAAGCTCTGGCTCACATGGGAAGGGATATCCAGGTTGCTGCTGGGGAGTCGGACGCAGTTTCGGCACATCTTGTTGACGAGGTCTTCTCGAATCACCACCATCTCTTGACTGCAGTACTGTATCCTGACACATAATCATAGAATAATACGAATGAAGAGCACCAGTGATGAATGACACATCAGTCGTGACTCAGAGCGGCGTGTACCTGCAGGGGTTGGTGGTGAAGACGGAGAACGGCACGCGCTGTCTGAACTCCTCTGTGATGTGCTCGGCCAACGGAGGTCTGTCAGCGGAAAGAGATTTTACACTTCGACTGCTTATTCATTCGTTCAACGAAGGCGATTGattcaaacacaaatgaagaagGTTCAGCATGTGATGATGATGGAAACACTGGTCCTaactaggcatgtgacggttTCAAATGTTCACGTTGTGATAATTGCTGAAGCTCttatcacggtatacggtattatcacgatatataagttgcaaaataaagtgttgtcagtataacaggtttaaaaactctttgtaataacaaaaaaactctgaatgtttaaatacaataatacaatacacaaaaataaataaagtaacattttcaaacagtgcaaaagaattaggctataaagaacaactttacaataagctctcattatttaatgcattaactcagattgagcaacagctacatttgttacagaaagtgttattttttgttaatgttatttaagaaacacaactgatcattgttagtttgatctcaggtccattaaataagttcttttgattttagtaatgttattaaacagtaactaagaataattaatgctttatacgtatttttcattgtcagtttggtaataatgaattaacatgttaactaatgaagccgtatgtctcaaagttttactgaacaataacacataatcagaacatttctaatcattagggcatgttgtggtccagattaaaatataaaaatgtttaagtttgaaaataaatagcctattaagtctttaagtatgaagtatttggtgctgtgatgaacaacattgagatttttgtttgtttattaagtttttacaccatgttagcatcatggctatttacatggcaaaaGAGGTCAGTATCATCcataaaatttacattatataaagCATTTCAACTTAACATAAGAcagaaaatctaaaatattttcaggtggtacattttcaaatattccaTGCAAACATGTTTCTGAATAAAAGCGTTTTCTAGCAACAtcataaaaattacaatttaacagAATATGCTTGATAGTCAAAGGAACTTTACATGAAAGACATAGAGGAGGAACTTCGCCTATTAATAAAAACCCATGGGTAAGTCTTGAGTGCCCCAGTCTACACCTAGTAAAGACAACTTGATCATGTCTTGATTTGAAGTTATGGAAGATACTTCTTTTTATACTAGGGTTTATTTCGTACagcttgttatttttattttcatcccATTCTTTCTGCCACTTATTAGTTATATATAAGTTAATAACTGGTTTAAAATCAGAAGGTGGTATTTGACAGTCAGATATTTCCAGGTCAAGTGCAGCCCTGGCAGCCACATCCGCTCTCTCATTACCAGTAAGTCCAATGTGACTTGGAACCcagcaaaaaataatattaaatttatccttctttaaaagatcaaatttgATTAAGATTTCGACAATTATGGGATGATCAGTTTTTAGAGATTCAAGTGCTTGAAGACATGATCTTGAGTCAGAGGCAATTAAAAAGTCCCGTTCTTGACCCTTCTCAATATTTTCCAGAACCAGAAGTATTGCTCGAGCCTCAGCTGTGAAAATAGAGCCTTGGTCCGGAATTCGAATAGCATATTGTTGATCTatcactgctgctgctgataCACTATTATTAGTCTTTGATTCATCCGTGAATGCAGTTTTATATAGTGGAAATGAAGACCTTAGCTCTAAGAATTTCTGTTGGTATTCAGTTGGATGAGTTTCTGTCTTTTTGTGCTGATTCAACAACAttgagataaaaaaaattgaatgggtgtttgaagcattttaaaaactttgtttccggggtaaccgctgcatttctgctgttccatcagcgccctccgctgtcagagagtgaacgtgcactttcattcagcgcgtctccttcCCGTCATGTGCTTCTCGTGCactttgggcttgtttacatctgagcgcgtGTTCTTTTGACACAGAATACAGCGGTGTCgtgcattttatacggttgatggggaaagtattcttaaatgcattataaaaacgTTAATAactggtaataaattattatttatggtattttgaaatgcccacgataacaatatcgtgcatattcattatcgtgatatatcgcattaccgaatatcAGCACATGTCTAGTCCTAACATTATACCTGGGTAAGACATTGCCGGGCCCGGGGTCTTCTGGTCCGGGAACAAACACAAAACGACTgctgcaaaaacacattcagagGGAGTCAGTCGGACTCAGTACGTCATCAAGCTTTCACGTGTCACAGTTTCaggtttaattaaaatgtcttaCCTGTTGTGAATGCTGGGAAATTCACAAATCAGATCAGCAAGAGCTTTAAAGGAATCTGAAAACAACATTGTTACACTGTGAACACTTTGTTTTCCTTTAAAAGGTGATTGTGCAACAGCAAAAGCTCTGAAGAGATGGCCAACCTTTGAGTGTTCGGAGCTGGTTCCTGCCGTAAGGAGCGGAGGAGAAATTCccacaaaatatgaagcaggTGGGCGGCATGGCAGAGTAGCCTGCAACGATTTATCTCAGTCAGTCGCACACATTCACATTCACGAAGGTGTTTTACAGCAGACACTGCGATTATGCTAATAACGATGCCGTCAAAATGATCCGAGAGAATCCGAACCTGAGAACATGGTGTGGATCTTCTCCAGAACCTCCACACTGTCCAGCCACACGTCCGACACCATCACAAACATGGCGTCTTCATTCTCCTCCTCCAGCTGCTTGAGTTTGGCTGACGCTTTGACCGCAGTGGTGGACGGCCCACCAAAGAAGTTTATATTGCCATAATACGCCCTGTGTGTAGACGAGAAAACACCGTGAGAGGATGTAGAGCGACGTCAGCTGACCAGTCTCAGTGAACAACAGCTAAAGCACACCTGGTGAACGAAGAGGGTTCTGTGGGCGGGAACCCAAAAGCGTTGACATGGAAGACAGAATCCTCGTACCATCCTGTGAACGCAGACAGAGCATGTGATTATAGAGATCCAGATCAGGGTCAGGAGTTTCAGACGGCAGAGGAAGAGAGACGCACCCTCAGCCAGAACGAAGCAGGACTCGGTGTAAAGCCCGCTGTGAAACTGGTATGATGAGCGTTAAGGAACAAACTCGAGACATTCTCTGAGACAGAAGCTCATCTGCTTCATGATAAACACAGGAAGGATATTGCCTTTGATAGATTCAGCTGCACTGTGCCACTGAGGTCCTCCAGGTAGAACTTGCCCTGAAAGTACAAGAGAATATATCAACATAAAAACCTGGaggtgttttgtgttttctctCGCTCAAAGAAAGGGTGTAATCTATACAGATGCAACATTCAATCAAACAACACTCATATACTACCACTGTTGTTGTCATTTCGGCCACGTTTAAATGGGTCACACCAGTGACATCACCTGAGAAGTTAAAAGCAAAAAGGCTGGAAGGTGCTGCTCATTCAAACATGTGCGTTTCAGACTAACATTTGAGAGCAGCGGCGGCGCTGGTGCCAGGAAGTTCTTCAGAAGGTGGcgctgggatttttttttttaatcataaagGTAATTTAATCATATTACTATTGTTCTGCATTAATAAGCGcagttattaataatattacatgtttattctttggaaatgtgacagtaaagcaCTGATCTTGAATTGAGATGCagataaaattaacttattaacagtaatgttcaaaaacatttttataggGAAAAATGTAAATCTTCTACTCTTATTAAAtgagcgtcagtgattatataAGGAGCGCTCTTTACTGGCTCTGTGAGTAATTCAGTCACAATTTAAAGAAGttcttgtttttcatgagactttTCCATATATTAGCGAGTAAATAAGTGCTCCTCTGCCGCCATCTAGTGgtaatttcatgtctttttgtTTGCCTAGAAGTATTTAATCCTTAAACTTAGTTTACAAatcataacattaaaaataacattacaatagGATAATATTTAGAGCTTTAAGTGCTGGAAAATGTGTGAAACACTTTAAAAAGTCCTTGAATTTCACTCCCAAAATTTTATATGAACCCTAAAATAAAGCATTCGAGTATTTCTGCCACAATACCATAGTTTAAACAAGCGTTACTACATTACATCCATGGTGATTTGTGGACTGGAGAGCCTTAACTTGTTCGTGGCACAGTGTTTCTGCGGTTTGATCTGAGATCTGCGGTTTATAGCAGAGAAATGACCCTTCGCCgagagtttgattgacaggcgatctaaccaatcataacgcagtggtttccgcggttgaaacaacattccttctgatgttcattcatgtttatttgatgctataaatgaactagtagctGTTTTCCAGCGATCTGTCGCGGcatattaaagagccacaaaatagTATTTCTtgtttacatttctttaaaaattacaaatttgaaatttgagactgtctgtcgacgtgttgtcagtgtcctctttgctcacACTATATCAGCAGCAGGACCAGGACCGATTTCTTTCAGAACCAACACTGGTCCAATTCATttctaatataaaaataacGTGATGTACAGTGTCATTAAGAGACGGTCTGATTCGCAGCCTTTATGTGAGCATTATGAGTATGTGCGGAGATGATTTGGACAGagtaaatttaagtttgttaAACTTCCTCCTTGTGATCATTAGCAATTCATTAGCTGAAGTCAATATAGGCTAAAAATCTTAGTCAATAGCTACTCCTCTGTCGGCCTCCATCTGACTGAAGACACTTAACCAACCATGAACATCCAGTCCTGACAGCTGAAGAGAATCAGCAGGACCAGGAGAAGTTGAGGAATACCTCCTTAAGCTGCGAGATCATCCCGAGGACGATCACCTCTCCGACTTTAGCTGTACTGCCCAGAAGAGCTTCCACCGTCTTCAGCTGCAACATGAACAGACGATTCACAACAGATCATGAAGCAGCGACTGAAACGAATCTGGTCTCAACGGTGACGTTTGCTCACGTTTACCTGGAATTTGTTTCTCCCTTCATCTGGAGTTGAGCCGATAACCGGAGGAGTGAAGAGCTCATGCCGGTGTGTTCGCTGTTGTACAGATAATGATGAAGATTAACAGGCGTCAGGTGACTTCACCACTGACATCACACACGCTCCAGATGTGCTTCACATCATCGACTTCATTTAGCTTCATTAATTCACTGCAAATGATCTGATGAAAACCCTTGAGATCTACActattattcatgaagattttacacactttatgaatttctgtgAAGCTGCTGTTTGTTTCAGTGCAGCTCTTCACTGATTTGGTGTTCAGTCATTCACAATGCATTACAATTACAGTGGTCACATGTCTTCCTGAATACCTCCGTATACGTGATTCCTTCTAACACTCGTGATCGGATCACCTGACACGGATGTTAATCTGCACACGCTATGATTCAGGAACTAAACTGATACGAGCAGATATGAAGAGGCTTGCCTGCTGTAGGACGGTGTATCTCTCTCTGAAGAGCTCGGCTTTATCTCGGGACTGACCGCAGAGTTTAGGAGTCGGATGATTCGTCATGCCGATACTGAAAGAGTCGTAAAATGATCAACAGATGGAAAATACCTTCATTCACACACGACACACTGAAAAATGCCGAGTTAAAAACACTCAGGTTGGGTTGaacatggacaaacccagcggttgggtttaATGATTGATCAACATGCTGGGCGGTTTtattaactcaactattgatcaaaaatgactaaatgactggcttaaaatgaacccaaaatatgttggaaattaaaaatcagacataattacttgaggcaaaaaaataataaaaaggtgaacatttattaataagcagtttaataaatgttcatgaattaaacatattaatacatgttaatttccaacatattttgggttcattttaagcaagaaatacagtaattttcaaacaatagttgagttaaaacaCAATTTCTCAGAGTGCATGAACACAGATGATACACACAGTTTTCATGGATATTGTTAAACATATCgttgatattgttaaataaaacttgtttgttttcagtaataaaaaaacaacaaaaaaaattgatgaaacaaacaaaaaaaaaaaaatattgccatggaaaaaaatatatatttaagttgaagtattaaatgaccaacactgaaattaaaataaattatagaaataataataataataataatgtcaaaaGCATATAATATCTGTAAAagttaaaatacaattaaaactgaaaattaataaaagctACATAAATTCAAATTATTACTACATAATACTAAAAtgacactgatttacactcaaACAGACAAACCACATGCAATTGATtagcattattatattatttcattattaattattccTTACTGTacaaatttctttctttctgtgctGAAGATGAATCGAGGAACATCAAACGCTCcaataatgttgaaaacattgtcACTGTAACCAAAGAACAGGAAACACACTATAGAgttaaaagtgtgtgtgtgtgacagagagagagagagagagtgtgtaagaaaatacagtttgtacagtataaaaaccattacgcctatggaatgacccacaattcacaaaaacaaacgtgtgtgtgtgtgacagagagagagagagagagagtgtgtgtgtgtgtgtgtgagtgtgtgacagagagagagagagagagagtgtgtgtgtgtgtgagtgtgtgacagagagagagagcgattgtgtttttgagagtgtgtgtgtgtgtgtgtgtgtgtgtgtgtgtgtgtgtgtgtgtgagagtgtgtgttaaTTCAGATGTGTGACACACTCTTACATGGTCTCGTCACATGACTGACTGCAGTCCTGAACAGCCGCTTCTGCCACAGACAGTTCGATCATGCTGGAGGACACTGACACAGACAATCATCatcataacaataacaataacaatcatcatcatcatcatcatcatcatcatcatcactgtgGTGAAGCACACATACGCGGCTGCTTTTCAACAGCATCCAAGATCCGCTCCAGAACTTCATCCAGATCCGCCTCACTGACGGACTCCAGAACCTGCAGCAGAAAGCGGCTGGACTCGCTGAGAAACACACAGAACACGTGGAAATCACCAAACCGAGTCAACACGTCGCgaataatcataatcataatcataaagTTTGATTGACCGAGTCTCACGTACGGTCGCAGGATTAATCCGCGCATTTTAAATCCCGCGCTCACTTTCAGCTTCACTCTGCGCGCGTCCATCTTCCTCTGCTCCCGCCGAAGTGACGCGCGTGCCCTATCAGCTTCCGTAAACATCTCtcacttttcaaaataaaagacggCTTTAGTTCCTCGGCTAACAGTGACATTTCTCCTTGTTTGTGTTGTTTGAAGCAGTTTGATTTCATATAATACAATTTGCTTGTAAAAGAATAAGGCGATGACAGAacaataaagagagagagaagctcTTTTCCACACGCGCGCCCCCGTGTTTCTCTGTGCGCGTGACACGACTGCTGTTCTCTGTCAGCTCGTGACAGTATTAATATCGGCTCTGTTAATAACGTTAATTATCTTGATGAGTGAGACAGTGGCTCGAGAGAGAAGCGGACACACCGCGGCGACGGACGGACAGTATTTATATGTCTGGGGCGGTTATGTGGTAAAATCAGTGCTTCACATATTTCTGCTTAAATGTGGACAGTGTTTTGTGTTTAACAGTCCATGTTTAATAACGCCTCATTTCATTTAATAGTTGTAATCACTGAACAAATAAAAGTGATTGTTTTTTGCTTCAGTCGGTGGCGGAACATGAAGTTTTTCTTCCAAATGACGAGCTTTGGTTGTATGACTTAGAAACTGGGTTATGGTAAGAATGATTTATGACTGTCAACAAGCAGCtgtttgtgtgcgtgtgccCGTGTGcttgcgcgcgcgcgcgcgcgcgtctTGTTAtcttttaacattaaagggacagttcacaaaaaaaagaaaagaaaattacgccatgattcactcaccctcaagccatgtgtagatatattatatataaaaatatctatatatacacatttaaaaatatcctggctccaGTATTGCatagtgcatccatccatccatccataataaaagtaCTCCATACGGCTcaagggggttaataaaggctttctgaagcaaagcaatgcatttttgtaagataaatatacatatttattagaaattcaaatatctagcttctggcAGACAGCTGTacgcatactgcgcaagtcgacttgctcCACAAGAGTAACCCGTGATGTTTGATACAGGAGCATCGTGAGCTTAGACGTCAAAATCAAGTGTCAAAGGCAAacagggctgtgcaacaaactgaaGCTCCTCTTTTATCaaaatcctccgacatttcactttaaaaatgatcattt from Megalobrama amblycephala isolate DHTTF-2021 linkage group LG5, ASM1881202v1, whole genome shotgun sequence encodes the following:
- the pole2 gene encoding DNA polymerase epsilon subunit 2 — encoded protein: MFTEADRARASLRREQRKMDARRVKLKVSAGFKMRGLILRPESSRFLLQVLESVSEADLDEVLERILDAVEKQPLSSSMIELSVAEAAVQDCSQSCDETIDNVFNIIGAFDVPRFIFSTERKKFVHIGMTNHPTPKLCGQSRDKAELFRERYTVLQQRTHRHELFTPPVIGSTPDEGRNKFQLKTVEALLGSTAKVGEVIVLGMISQLKEGKFYLEDLSGTVQLNLSKAQFHSGLYTESCFVLAEGWYEDSVFHVNAFGFPPTEPSSFTRAYYGNINFFGGPSTTAVKASAKLKQLEEENEDAMFVMVSDVWLDSVEVLEKIHTMFSGYSAMPPTCFIFCGNFSSAPYGRNQLRTLKDSFKALADLICEFPSIHNSSRFVFVPGPEDPGPGNVLPRPPLAEHITEEFRQRVPFSVFTTNPCRIQYCSQEMVVIREDLVNKMCRNCVRLPSSNLDIPSHFVKTILSQGHLTPLPLYVCPVYWAYDYALRVYPVPDVIVFADKYDPFNVSNTDCLCINPGSFPKSGFSFKVYYPSNRTVEDSKLQGL